In the Aliarcobacter cryaerophilus genome, one interval contains:
- the lpdA gene encoding dihydrolipoyl dehydrogenase: MNEIKTQVLVIGAGPGGYSAAFRCADLGFETTIVERYSTLGGVCLNVGCIPSKALLHVAKVIEEAKHIKNAGIFYEEPKIDIKKVAEYKSGVVKKLTGGLDAMAKMRKVNHIQGYATFLDEHSVEVALTNSDEKTKVSFDYCIIAAGSQSSKMSFIPHEDPRIWDSTDALEVKEVPKKLLILGGGIIGLEMGTVYSTLGSQVDVAIRGEQLMTGTDADLIKLYTKANKDRFNIMSKTQTQSIIPKQDGIYVEFKGENAPKEGILYDAVLVALGRSANGNKLGLENTSIEVNEQGLIKVDNQLRTKVNHIFAIGDIIGQPMLAHKAVHEGHVAAEVIAGHKVYFEPKQIPSIAYTFPEIAWAGMTEIEAKKAGINYEVSSFPWSASGRALASDVSSTGLTKLIFNKDTNQLIGGAIVGENAGELLGEISLALEMDCDAEDIALTIHAHPTLHESIGMAAEIYEGTITDLPNAKAIKRK, translated from the coding sequence ATGAATGAAATAAAAACTCAAGTTTTAGTAATTGGAGCAGGACCTGGTGGTTATTCTGCTGCTTTTAGATGTGCTGATTTAGGATTTGAAACAACTATAGTTGAGAGATACTCAACTTTAGGTGGAGTTTGTTTAAATGTAGGTTGTATTCCTTCTAAAGCTTTACTTCATGTTGCAAAGGTTATTGAAGAGGCAAAACATATAAAAAATGCTGGAATATTTTACGAAGAGCCAAAAATTGATATAAAAAAGGTTGCAGAGTATAAAAGTGGAGTTGTAAAAAAACTAACTGGTGGTTTAGATGCAATGGCTAAAATGAGAAAAGTAAACCATATTCAAGGTTATGCAACATTTTTAGATGAACATAGTGTTGAAGTTGCTCTTACAAACAGTGATGAAAAAACAAAAGTAAGTTTTGATTACTGTATTATTGCAGCTGGAAGTCAAAGCTCTAAAATGTCATTTATTCCTCATGAAGACCCTAGAATTTGGGATTCAACAGATGCTTTAGAGGTAAAAGAAGTTCCTAAAAAACTTTTAATTCTTGGTGGTGGAATTATTGGTCTTGAGATGGGTACGGTTTATTCAACTTTGGGAAGTCAAGTTGATGTTGCAATTCGTGGAGAGCAACTTATGACTGGAACTGATGCTGATTTGATAAAACTTTATACAAAAGCAAATAAAGATAGATTTAACATCATGAGTAAAACTCAAACTCAAAGTATAATTCCAAAACAAGATGGAATTTATGTAGAGTTTAAAGGTGAAAATGCACCTAAGGAAGGGATTTTATATGATGCTGTTTTAGTTGCTCTTGGAAGAAGTGCAAATGGAAACAAACTTGGACTTGAAAATACTTCTATAGAGGTAAATGAACAAGGATTAATCAAAGTTGATAATCAACTGCGAACAAAAGTAAATCATATATTTGCTATTGGAGATATTATAGGTCAACCAATGCTTGCACACAAAGCTGTACATGAAGGTCATGTTGCTGCTGAAGTAATTGCTGGTCATAAAGTTTATTTTGAACCAAAACAGATACCTTCTATTGCTTATACTTTCCCAGAAATTGCATGGGCTGGAATGACTGAAATTGAAGCTAAAAAAGCTGGTATTAACTATGAAGTTAGCTCATTTCCTTGGAGTGCAAGTGGAAGAGCACTAGCAAGTGATGTTTCCTCTACAGGGCTTACAAAACTAATTTTTAATAAAGATACAAACCAGCTTATTGGTGGAGCTATTGTTGGAGAGAATGCTGGAGAGCTTTTAGGTGAAATTTCACTAGCTCTTGAGATGGATTGTGATGCCGAGGATATAGCACTTACAATTCATGCTCACCCAACTTTACATGAATCAATAGGTATGGCTGCTGAGATTTATGAAGGAACTATCACAGATTTACCAAACGCAAAAGCTATAAAGAGAAAGTAA
- a CDS encoding heavy metal translocating P-type ATPase: MKKLKLQNLDCANCALKIENTLNNMPELSNVRLNFSTSTLTFEQNIDKDLSDLIEKEIQKIEKEVIIVKKESKNQKSFWQNLDKKLLFITFLSLFLTYISYNYIENRQIQITVFLIAYMIVAWDVLYKAFKNIIVGKVFDEYFLMSIATIGAIALFDFVEAIAVMVFYQVGEMFQRVAVNNSRDSINALIDIKPEFAFVKEGESVVQKTPQELKLDDVILVKVGQKVPVDAILLENSCSFDTSAITGEFKPKTLKQNEEVLSGYINVSNAVYLKVKSLYKDSTIAKVIELIENASLKKANAEKFITKFASVYTPIVVVLALFLAFLPPLFIENALYSDWIERALVFLVISCPCALVISVPLSYFSAIGAVSKKGVLVKGANYIEKLTEIKNFVFDKTGTLTKGVFEVTKIEAFDISKDELLRVVATVESFSTHPIAKAVVKEYKEELNLKELSFSEEFSGLGVKAIVNEKEILVGNRKLLEKFGIKIAQNLNESLNIVYVSINSKFVGYIVVSDVIKSEAKEFLKELKKLNILKTYMLTGDKKEQALEVAKNIGIDEVRYELLPQDKLKIYENIKKDTNQTTAFVGDGINDAPTLANADIGFAMGGIGSDLAIKSADVIVLNDNLNSISNAIKIAKKTKVIVYQNIIFIMAVKIGFLFLGAGAVIGMQEAIFADVGVALIAIFNSMRILKEIKK; this comes from the coding sequence ATGAAAAAACTAAAACTACAAAATCTTGATTGCGCAAACTGTGCATTGAAAATAGAGAATACTTTAAATAATATGCCAGAGTTATCAAATGTAAGGCTTAATTTCTCTACTTCAACTTTAACTTTTGAACAAAATATAGACAAAGATTTAAGTGATTTAATAGAAAAAGAGATTCAAAAGATAGAAAAAGAGGTAATCATTGTAAAAAAAGAGAGTAAAAATCAAAAAAGCTTTTGGCAAAATTTAGACAAAAAGCTTTTGTTTATTACTTTTTTATCACTCTTTTTAACTTATATCTCATATAACTATATAGAAAATAGACAAATCCAAATAACAGTTTTTTTAATAGCATATATGATTGTTGCTTGGGATGTTTTATATAAGGCATTTAAAAATATTATTGTTGGAAAAGTTTTTGATGAGTATTTTTTAATGTCAATTGCAACAATTGGAGCAATTGCTCTTTTTGATTTTGTTGAAGCTATTGCTGTTATGGTTTTTTATCAAGTTGGTGAGATGTTTCAAAGAGTTGCTGTAAATAATTCAAGAGATAGTATAAATGCACTTATAGATATAAAACCAGAATTTGCATTTGTAAAAGAGGGTGAATCTGTTGTTCAAAAAACTCCTCAAGAGTTAAAGTTGGATGATGTTATTTTAGTAAAAGTTGGACAAAAAGTTCCAGTTGATGCTATTTTGCTTGAAAACTCTTGCTCTTTTGATACAAGTGCAATAACGGGCGAATTTAAACCAAAAACTTTAAAACAAAATGAAGAGGTTTTAAGTGGATATATAAATGTTTCAAATGCTGTTTATCTAAAAGTAAAATCACTTTACAAAGACTCAACAATTGCAAAAGTAATTGAGCTAATTGAAAATGCAAGTTTAAAAAAAGCAAATGCTGAAAAATTTATTACAAAATTTGCTTCTGTTTATACTCCAATAGTTGTTGTTTTGGCTCTGTTTTTAGCATTTTTACCACCACTTTTTATAGAAAATGCTTTATATTCTGATTGGATTGAAAGAGCTTTGGTATTTTTAGTAATTTCTTGTCCTTGTGCTTTGGTTATATCTGTTCCTCTATCATATTTTAGTGCTATTGGAGCTGTTTCAAAAAAAGGTGTACTGGTAAAGGGTGCAAACTATATAGAAAAACTAACCGAAATTAAAAATTTTGTTTTTGATAAAACAGGAACTTTGACAAAAGGTGTTTTTGAAGTTACAAAAATAGAAGCTTTTGATATAAGTAAAGATGAGCTTCTAAGAGTTGTTGCGACAGTTGAGAGCTTTTCAACTCATCCAATAGCAAAAGCAGTTGTAAAAGAGTACAAAGAGGAGTTAAACTTAAAAGAGCTTAGTTTTAGCGAAGAGTTTAGCGGTTTAGGTGTAAAAGCTATTGTAAATGAAAAAGAGATTTTAGTAGGAAACAGAAAACTTCTTGAAAAATTTGGTATAAAAATTGCACAAAATCTAAATGAGAGTTTAAATATTGTTTATGTATCAATAAACTCAAAATTTGTTGGATATATTGTTGTAAGTGATGTTATAAAAAGTGAAGCAAAAGAGTTTTTAAAAGAGTTAAAAAAACTAAATATATTAAAAACTTATATGCTAACAGGAGATAAAAAAGAACAAGCTTTAGAAGTTGCAAAAAATATAGGAATTGATGAGGTAAGATATGAGCTACTACCACAAGATAAACTAAAAATTTATGAAAATATAAAAAAAGATACAAACCAAACAACTGCATTTGTAGGAGATGGAATAAACGATGCACCAACTTTAGCAAATGCTGATATTGGTTTTGCTATGGGTGGGATTGGAAGTGATTTGGCTATAAAATCTGCTGATGTTATAGTTTTAAATGATAATTTAAATTCAATAAGCAATGCAATAAAAATAGCTAAAAAAACAAAAGTTATTGTATATCAAAATATCATTTTCATAATGGCTGTAAAAATTGGCTTTTTATTTTTAGGAGCAGGGGCAGTTATAGGAATGCAAGAGGCTATTTTTGCAGATGTTGGAGTAGCTTTAATAGCTATATTTAACTCTATGAGGATTTTAAAAGAGATTAAAAAATAG
- a CDS encoding DUF2721 domain-containing protein produces the protein MINIGEINSISSMIQLSVAPVFLLAGVAGLLNVFTGRLVRIIDKVDKLDKFESEKKEQNKIDDELRNMIKSRRDFLTMRMNNTNRAIFFGTTTGLLIALVIITIFLSSFFHFEHTFLIAILFILAMSSLVVSLILFLRELFYTTKFINNKESYIP, from the coding sequence GTGATAAATATAGGTGAGATAAATTCAATATCAAGTATGATTCAACTCTCTGTTGCACCTGTTTTTTTATTAGCAGGTGTTGCAGGACTTCTAAATGTTTTTACAGGAAGATTAGTTAGAATTATTGATAAGGTCGATAAATTAGATAAATTTGAGAGTGAAAAAAAAGAGCAAAACAAAATAGATGATGAATTAAGAAATATGATAAAATCTAGAAGAGATTTTTTAACTATGAGAATGAATAATACAAATCGAGCGATATTTTTTGGGACAACAACAGGTCTTTTAATTGCTTTAGTTATTATCACAATATTTTTAAGTTCATTTTTTCATTTTGAACACACTTTTTTAATAGCGATTTTATTTATTTTGGCTATGAGTTCTTTAGTAGTTTCACTAATTTTATTTTTAAGAGAGCTTTTTTATACTACAAAATTTATAAACAATAAAGAGAGTTATATTCCTTAA
- a CDS encoding aldose 1-epimerase family protein, whose translation MNYEIKNSFIKAKIKSFGAELNSLQKIDNDFEYIWQADSQYWARHSPVLFPIVGRLKNDSYFYKDKKYSLSQHGFARDKEFELIKKGEDFIEFSLKNDEETLKNYPFLFELNISYKLEKTKLIISYKVKNRSEDRLYFSIGAHPAFNISSGDFLDFEDVRTSKRYFLDDKGLIYKNEDLNFENSKLYLDKDLFKHDVLVFNDKNIKSIILRDKNSNKILKVEFKDFPYLGVWSKPNLAPFVCIEPWFGVADEENSNQNIEDKRGVQVLLKDELFSCFYSIEI comes from the coding sequence TTGAATTATGAGATAAAAAATAGTTTTATAAAAGCAAAAATCAAATCTTTTGGAGCTGAATTAAATAGTTTACAAAAAATAGATAATGATTTTGAATATATTTGGCAAGCAGATTCACAATACTGGGCAAGACACTCTCCAGTGCTTTTTCCAATAGTAGGAAGATTAAAAAATGATAGCTATTTTTATAAAGATAAAAAATATAGTTTATCTCAACACGGTTTTGCAAGAGATAAAGAGTTTGAACTTATAAAAAAAGGTGAAGATTTTATAGAATTTAGTTTAAAAAATGATGAAGAAACTTTAAAAAATTATCCATTTTTATTTGAGTTAAATATCTCTTATAAATTAGAGAAAACAAAACTAATAATTTCATATAAAGTTAAAAATAGAAGTGAAGATAGACTATATTTTTCTATTGGAGCTCATCCAGCTTTTAATATTTCAAGTGGTGATTTTTTAGATTTTGAAGATGTTAGAACTTCTAAAAGATATTTTCTAGATGATAAAGGTTTGATATATAAAAATGAAGATTTGAACTTTGAAAATAGTAAGTTGTATTTAGATAAAGATTTATTTAAACATGATGTTTTAGTTTTTAATGATAAAAATATAAAATCTATTATTTTAAGAGATAAAAACAGTAATAAAATTTTAAAAGTAGAGTTTAAAGATTTTCCATATTTAGGAGTTTGGTCAAAACCAAATCTTGCACCATTTGTTTGTATTGAACCTTGGTTTGGAGTTGCAGATGAAGAGAATTCAAATCAAAATATAGAAGATAAAAGAGGAGTTCAAGTTTTGCTAAAAGATGAGCTATTTTCTTGTTTTTATAGTATAGAAATTTGA
- a CDS encoding DEAD/DEAH box helicase codes for MSFLNLGLCPQILRAVEEEGYTIATPIQAKAIPVILSKKDVLAAAQTGTGKTAGFTLPLLELLNKNYSKDRKSSVKALILTPTRELATQVAQSVEVYGKYLPFKSAVIFGGVGINPQKAILKKGVDIITATPGRLLDLVSQDCLDLSKVEFLVLDEADRMLDMGFIHDIKKILSILPKQRQNLLFSATFSPEIKKLADGLLKTPVLIEVSKANSTSHKVEQTVHHVDKERKKELLINLLNKNSWKQVLVFTRTKHGANKLSEALIKDKITSAAIHGNKSQGARTKALDDFKAGTVRVLVATDIAARGIDIDQLPHVINFELPNVPEDYVHRIGRTGRAGNSGDAISLVCIDEHDYLLAIEKLIKQKINKIAIEGFKVNPNIKAEPISNGRNRVKSGANRATQSRASKTEDKTSSSKRTFGRSRRVSSSLKSK; via the coding sequence ATGTCATTTTTAAATTTAGGATTATGTCCACAAATTCTTCGTGCAGTAGAAGAAGAGGGCTATACAATAGCAACTCCTATTCAAGCAAAGGCTATTCCAGTTATATTGTCAAAAAAAGATGTTTTAGCAGCTGCTCAAACAGGAACTGGAAAAACAGCTGGTTTTACACTTCCACTTTTGGAATTATTAAATAAAAACTATTCAAAAGATAGAAAAAGTTCTGTAAAAGCACTTATTTTAACTCCAACAAGAGAGTTAGCAACACAAGTAGCTCAAAGTGTTGAAGTTTATGGAAAATATCTTCCATTTAAATCAGCTGTTATTTTTGGAGGAGTTGGAATAAATCCTCAAAAAGCAATTTTGAAAAAAGGTGTTGATATTATTACAGCAACTCCTGGGAGATTGCTTGATTTGGTTTCTCAAGATTGTTTAGATTTATCAAAAGTAGAGTTTTTGGTTTTAGATGAAGCTGATAGAATGCTTGATATGGGATTTATTCATGATATTAAAAAGATATTATCAATTTTGCCAAAACAAAGACAAAATCTACTTTTTTCAGCTACTTTTTCACCAGAGATTAAAAAATTAGCAGATGGTTTGCTAAAAACTCCTGTTTTAATAGAGGTTTCAAAAGCAAATAGTACTTCACATAAAGTTGAACAAACTGTTCATCATGTTGATAAAGAGAGAAAAAAAGAGCTTTTAATTAATCTTTTAAATAAAAATAGCTGGAAACAAGTTTTAGTTTTTACAAGAACAAAACATGGTGCAAATAAACTAAGCGAGGCTTTAATAAAAGATAAAATAACTTCAGCTGCAATTCATGGAAATAAATCTCAAGGTGCAAGAACAAAAGCTTTGGATGATTTTAAAGCTGGAACTGTAAGAGTTTTGGTTGCAACTGATATTGCTGCAAGGGGAATTGATATAGACCAACTTCCTCATGTAATAAATTTTGAATTACCAAATGTTCCTGAAGATTATGTTCATAGAATAGGAAGAACAGGAAGGGCTGGAAATAGTGGAGATGCTATATCTTTAGTTTGTATTGATGAGCATGATTATTTGTTAGCAATTGAGAAATTAATTAAACAAAAGATAAATAAAATAGCAATAGAAGGATTTAAAGTAAATCCAAATATAAAAGCAGAACCTATTTCAAATGGTAGAAATAGAGTAAAAAGTGGTGCAAATAGAGCAACACAAAGTAGAGCTTCTAAAACAGAAGATAAAACTTCTAGTTCAAAAAGAACTTTTGGTAGAAGTAGAAGAGTAAGCTCTAGTTTAAAAAGTAAATAG
- a CDS encoding DUF302 domain-containing protein, whose amino-acid sequence MQYIEISNKTVQEVVDSIKEVAPNHGFGVQHIHNIKETLSSKGKKLDAQCQVIDICNPNVAETFLNEDISLACIMPCKIAVYTQDGETNITLNSLVQLVDDINPDLIELAQKTQEGLLKIIEEAK is encoded by the coding sequence ATGCAATATATAGAAATATCAAACAAAACAGTTCAAGAAGTAGTTGATAGTATAAAAGAAGTAGCACCAAACCATGGTTTTGGAGTTCAACACATACACAATATAAAAGAGACTTTAAGCTCAAAGGGTAAAAAATTAGATGCACAGTGTCAAGTAATTGATATTTGCAATCCAAATGTTGCTGAAACTTTTTTAAATGAAGATATTAGTTTAGCTTGTATTATGCCTTGCAAAATTGCAGTTTATACTCAAGATGGAGAAACAAATATCACTTTAAACTCTTTAGTTCAATTAGTAGATGATATAAACCCTGATTTAATAGAACTTGCACAAAAAACACAAGAAGGGCTTTTAAAAATAATAGAAGAAGCTAAATAG